From a region of the Thermus caldilimi genome:
- the hisD gene encoding histidinol dehydrogenase yields the protein MIYRAEEVRERFARRGLSFDPTVEEIVRGILAAVREEGDAALDRFSLDLDGHPVEEIPKKAWRQAYEDLDEELRDALETAKERIEAFYREEAKGGFLRADESGLLGQLVRPLSRVGVYVPGGSAPLLSSLLMSVVPAKVAGVAEVIVASPPRVHPGVLAAAWVAGADRLFAMGGAQAIAAMAYGTERVPRVDKIVGPGNAYVVAAKRQVYGAVGIDGLAGPTETLIIADGSASPRLLAADLLAQAEHGPDSEPWLLSPERALLERVEAELSKQLSQLPRAEIAHRALEKGGLVLTKDLEEALELANLYAPEHLCLALADPLPWLGKVQNAGGVFLGEGSPEALGDYIAGPSHVMPTSGTARFQGGLSVRDFLKVIPVMGLAEEAVKGLAQKGALLARAEGLEAHARSLDLRR from the coding sequence ATGATCTACCGCGCGGAGGAGGTGAGGGAGCGCTTCGCCCGCCGGGGCCTTTCCTTTGACCCCACGGTGGAGGAGATCGTGCGGGGTATCCTGGCCGCGGTGCGGGAGGAAGGGGATGCGGCCCTAGACCGCTTCAGCCTGGACCTGGACGGCCACCCCGTGGAGGAGATTCCCAAGAAGGCCTGGCGCCAGGCCTACGAGGACCTGGACGAGGAGCTGAGGGACGCCCTGGAAACGGCCAAGGAGCGCATAGAGGCTTTCTATCGGGAAGAGGCCAAGGGGGGATTTTTGAGGGCGGACGAAAGCGGCCTCTTGGGCCAGCTGGTCCGCCCCCTTTCCCGGGTGGGGGTGTACGTCCCCGGGGGCAGCGCCCCCCTTCTTTCCAGCCTCCTCATGAGCGTGGTGCCCGCCAAGGTGGCCGGGGTGGCGGAGGTGATCGTGGCCAGTCCCCCAAGGGTCCACCCCGGGGTGCTGGCCGCCGCCTGGGTGGCGGGGGCGGACCGGCTTTTCGCCATGGGCGGGGCCCAGGCCATCGCCGCCATGGCCTACGGGACGGAGCGGGTTCCCCGGGTGGACAAGATCGTGGGGCCGGGCAACGCCTACGTGGTGGCGGCCAAGCGCCAGGTGTATGGTGCCGTGGGCATCGACGGCCTGGCGGGGCCCACGGAAACCCTTATCATCGCCGACGGTTCCGCCTCGCCCAGGCTCCTCGCTGCCGACCTCCTGGCCCAGGCAGAGCACGGCCCCGACTCTGAGCCCTGGCTCCTTTCTCCGGAGCGGGCCCTTTTGGAGCGGGTGGAGGCGGAGCTTTCCAAGCAGCTTTCCCAGCTTCCCCGGGCGGAGATCGCCCACCGTGCCCTAGAGAAGGGAGGGTTGGTGCTGACCAAAGACCTCGAGGAGGCCCTGGAACTGGCCAACCTCTACGCTCCCGAGCACCTCTGCCTGGCCCTGGCCGACCCCTTGCCCTGGTTGGGGAAGGTGCAGAACGCCGGAGGGGTCTTCCTGGGGGAGGGGAGCCCTGAGGCCCTGGGGGACTACATCGCCGGGCCCAGCCACGTGATGCCCACCTCGGGCACCGCCCGCTTCCAGGGGGGGCTTTCGGTGCGGGATTTCTTGAAGGTGATCCCCGTGATGGGCCTGGCGGAGGAGGCGGTAAAGGGGCTGGCCCAGAAGGGGGCGCTTCTTGCCCGGGCGGAGGGCCTCGAGGCCCACGCCCGTTCCCTGGACCTTAGGCGATGA
- a CDS encoding ABC transporter substrate-binding protein, whose translation MKLFHELLGPVELPDRLERIVSLAPNVTDALFALGVGERILGRSAFCHRPAEVLSLPVLASYTKTRTELLRSLKPDVVLLSTGVQRDQALRLKEEGFPVYALPLPLSPYGILENLSTLGHLLDLEERASELAHQLAERYGRLKGRFDVKVYFEMDLGGPITVGRGSYIAQALLHLGLRPIFLDVPQAYFPPDLEEVKRRKPDLFLYEPKPWGRNPLEKARALARERGWDLPVVATDGDELAHYGPMFFAFLEKLADRVAETLGQG comes from the coding sequence ATGAAGCTCTTTCACGAGCTCCTGGGCCCCGTGGAGCTTCCCGACCGGTTGGAGCGCATCGTCAGCCTGGCTCCCAACGTGACCGATGCCCTTTTCGCCCTGGGGGTGGGGGAGAGGATTTTGGGCCGAAGTGCCTTCTGCCACCGCCCAGCGGAGGTCCTCTCCTTGCCGGTCCTGGCTTCCTACACCAAGACCCGCACCGAGCTTCTTCGGAGCCTGAAACCCGATGTGGTCCTCCTTTCCACCGGGGTGCAGCGGGATCAGGCCCTGCGGCTTAAGGAGGAGGGCTTTCCCGTCTACGCCCTTCCCCTGCCCTTGAGCCCCTACGGCATCCTGGAAAACCTCTCCACCTTGGGGCATCTTCTGGACCTGGAGGAGAGGGCTTCGGAGCTCGCCCACCAGCTTGCCGAGCGGTATGGCCGCCTCAAGGGGCGGTTTGACGTGAAGGTCTACTTTGAGATGGACCTGGGCGGGCCCATCACCGTGGGCCGGGGGAGCTATATCGCCCAGGCGCTTTTGCACCTGGGGCTTAGGCCCATCTTCCTGGATGTGCCCCAGGCGTATTTCCCACCGGACCTCGAGGAGGTAAAGCGCCGCAAGCCTGACCTCTTCCTATACGAGCCCAAGCCCTGGGGCCGGAATCCCCTGGAGAAGGCCCGAGCCCTGGCCAGGGAAAGGGGCTGGGATCTCCCCGTGGTGGCCACGGATGGGGACGAGCTCGCCCACTACGGGCCCATGTTCTTCGCCTTCCTGGAGAAGCTGGCGGACCGGGTGGCGGAAACCTTAGGCCAAGGTTAA
- a CDS encoding S8 family peptidase, with the protein MKARELVQAGARYVQPNYLYFSLYAPNDPLYLPSLQDGSRVHPFYQKMNLEGAWDVVRASSWDFTPVVAVLDTAFNPNHPDLRDNLLPGRNLTPDGLPQDDLRPSPPPNGVMYNRNEPDHGQAVAGLVAAIADNEEGIPGVGLNRVKVLPVKVFFWVWNTKDQCYAYSSTSAVLSSAIRYAADQGASVINMSLGSPTPLDAVVENALSYALSKGSLPVAAAGNNGTDGLMYPARYPGVLAVGSVRLNGTRSDFSNYSTTQTDLVMAAAGNITPGESLWSLALGASYPYYTSQDQYLTWAGTSFAAPQVSGVAALYVAKYATLYGKAPSPDQIRLCLEQTASNDGTYDSQTGYGIVQADRVMTDTTYCFPP; encoded by the coding sequence GTGAAAGCCAGAGAGCTCGTCCAGGCAGGCGCGCGGTATGTGCAGCCGAACTACCTTTACTTCTCGCTTTATGCACCCAACGATCCCCTTTACCTGCCTAGTTTGCAGGATGGTTCAAGGGTCCACCCCTTCTACCAAAAGATGAACCTCGAGGGGGCTTGGGATGTTGTAAGGGCCAGCTCATGGGATTTTACCCCGGTGGTGGCCGTGTTGGATACGGCCTTCAATCCCAATCATCCGGACCTTAGGGACAACTTGCTTCCCGGTAGAAACCTGACTCCTGACGGCCTTCCTCAAGATGACCTGCGCCCTAGCCCTCCGCCAAACGGGGTTATGTACAACAGAAACGAGCCTGACCACGGCCAGGCGGTGGCCGGATTGGTAGCGGCCATCGCTGATAACGAAGAGGGTATCCCGGGAGTTGGGCTTAACCGGGTGAAGGTGCTCCCAGTGAAGGTCTTTTTCTGGGTTTGGAATACCAAAGATCAGTGTTATGCGTATAGCTCAACCAGTGCGGTGCTAAGTTCTGCCATCCGGTATGCTGCGGATCAGGGGGCCAGTGTTATCAACATGAGTTTAGGTAGTCCCACGCCCCTTGATGCGGTGGTCGAGAATGCGCTGAGCTATGCCCTTTCCAAGGGCAGTCTGCCGGTGGCTGCGGCGGGAAACAATGGAACTGATGGGCTTATGTACCCAGCGCGTTATCCCGGGGTCCTGGCAGTGGGTTCGGTCCGATTAAATGGGACGCGTTCAGACTTCTCCAACTATTCCACTACCCAGACGGATCTGGTCATGGCCGCAGCTGGCAATATAACTCCCGGCGAGAGCCTTTGGTCATTGGCGTTGGGAGCCTCGTACCCTTACTACACCAGCCAGGATCAGTACTTGACCTGGGCTGGGACTTCCTTTGCGGCTCCTCAAGTAAGTGGGGTAGCGGCCCTTTATGTGGCCAAATATGCAACGCTTTACGGAAAGGCGCCTAGCCCAGACCAAATCAGGCTCTGCTTGGAGCAAACGGCTAGCAATGATGGCACCTATGATTCTCAGACGGGTTATGGCATCGTCCAGGCCGACCGGGTGATGACGGACACCACCTACTGCTTCCCTCCTTAA
- a CDS encoding LCP family protein, with amino-acid sequence MRRLLLLLFLALLVAVGLWVYPLLGPVVRHGALPAPEGLKAPLTVLVYGSSPEYSGYHRRAPERFRGLADTILLVRLDPGAGRVVVLSIPRDVWVNLPGYGWHKVNAASPLGGPDLMKEAVAQITGVQAERYVVVSTEALRRGVDALGGVRVCVEKPMRYRDTAAGLSINLEPGCQVLDGEKAEEYLRFRKDALGDIGRIQRQQAFLYALKEQVLSPSGLLRLPRAVAAVEPYVQTDLTRQETGAILGFAMKRPALVSLLLPGRFGGGGWSVDEGALRELVGLYFNGEGTAEEVSLSGKRVALVFGPGQEGQAERVREKLQALGLRVVLHPVELSPTRTEVLENGPGVLARTLGEKLGVPYRISGEAVLGADLTLRLGAEAPFL; translated from the coding sequence GTGCGGCGGTTACTTCTCCTCCTGTTTTTGGCCTTGTTGGTGGCGGTGGGGCTATGGGTCTACCCCTTGTTGGGCCCCGTGGTGCGGCACGGGGCCCTGCCAGCCCCCGAAGGGTTGAAGGCCCCCCTCACGGTGCTGGTCTACGGCTCCAGCCCCGAGTACTCCGGCTACCACCGAAGGGCCCCGGAGCGGTTTCGGGGCCTGGCGGACACCATCCTCCTGGTGCGCCTGGACCCGGGGGCGGGCCGGGTGGTGGTCCTCTCCATTCCCCGGGACGTCTGGGTGAACCTCCCTGGCTACGGCTGGCACAAGGTGAACGCGGCCAGCCCCTTGGGCGGCCCGGACCTCATGAAGGAGGCGGTGGCCCAGATCACCGGGGTGCAGGCGGAGCGCTACGTGGTGGTGAGCACCGAGGCCCTCCGCCGGGGGGTGGACGCTTTGGGGGGGGTTAGGGTCTGTGTGGAGAAGCCCATGCGCTACCGGGACACCGCTGCTGGGCTTTCCATCAACCTGGAGCCGGGATGCCAGGTGCTGGATGGGGAAAAGGCGGAGGAGTACCTCCGCTTCCGCAAGGACGCTTTGGGGGATATCGGGCGCATCCAGCGTCAGCAGGCCTTCCTCTATGCCCTCAAGGAACAGGTGCTTTCTCCTTCCGGCCTACTTCGCCTACCTAGGGCGGTGGCGGCGGTGGAGCCCTACGTGCAGACCGACCTCACCCGCCAGGAAACGGGGGCCATCCTGGGTTTCGCCATGAAGCGGCCCGCCCTAGTGAGCCTCCTTCTGCCAGGACGCTTTGGCGGCGGGGGTTGGAGCGTGGACGAGGGGGCTCTGCGGGAACTGGTGGGCCTCTACTTCAACGGGGAGGGCACCGCGGAGGAAGTGTCGCTTTCTGGGAAACGGGTAGCCCTGGTCTTCGGCCCCGGGCAGGAGGGCCAGGCTGAGCGGGTCAGGGAGAAGCTTCAGGCGCTGGGCCTGCGGGTGGTCCTGCACCCGGTGGAACTTTCCCCCACCCGCACCGAAGTGCTGGAGAACGGGCCGGGGGTACTGGCCCGAACGTTGGGGGAGAAGCTGGGGGTGCCCTACCGCATCTCTGGGGAGGCGGTTTTGGGGGCTGACCTCACCCTGCGCCTTGGCGCCGAGGCTCCCTTTTTGTAG
- the murJ gene encoding murein biosynthesis integral membrane protein MurJ, producing the protein MLRKVLLVMGGTLASRVLGLVRQAVFNALYPDTLKDAFNVAYRVPNLLRELLAEGAVQNALIPLLKNLPEEEARSFARRFGAFLLGVNFLVLGLGYLLAPWVVNLLVAQESHLRQGEALGQVVYLTRLLLPFLLGISMAALFSALLQAEERFLPYALGPIAFNLVAIGLMALFPGDPTFLGLSVALGGLVQALVQLPFLRNYALEWRWHQAIAPALLRMGPFAFTTSLRQFLNLVLTHILTRYPPAAVTGFYNAEVIFQMVLGLFATSPAIALFPRMSALKGEELARFLVGPLKRLILLLSLLGGMLVALAPFVVILLFGLFGPLTPENRAYSTQVLAALGFAVLPWGVNTLLLRGLYALGRIREAVFASALVFLTNTLGYWLLRDAGLFALNLATALAGYLGLFLYLHLLKREGVGIPELPGFLLKALLAGLPVASLGWVLGWVFPVAQAGEALLPLLLGGGLGLGVFLLAAWLLGLPLKALLARTPAGGNKGV; encoded by the coding sequence ATGCTCCGTAAGGTTCTCCTGGTCATGGGGGGTACCCTGGCCTCGAGGGTCCTGGGCCTGGTGCGCCAGGCGGTCTTCAATGCCCTTTATCCCGATACCCTCAAGGACGCCTTCAACGTGGCCTACCGGGTGCCGAACCTCCTCCGGGAGCTTTTGGCCGAGGGAGCGGTGCAAAACGCCCTCATCCCCCTCCTGAAGAACCTGCCCGAGGAGGAGGCCCGGTCCTTTGCCCGGCGCTTTGGGGCGTTCCTCTTGGGGGTGAACTTTTTGGTCCTGGGCCTGGGGTACCTCTTGGCCCCCTGGGTGGTGAACCTGTTGGTGGCCCAGGAAAGCCACCTCCGGCAGGGGGAGGCCTTGGGGCAGGTGGTCTACCTCACCCGGCTTCTCTTGCCCTTTCTCCTGGGCATCTCCATGGCTGCCCTCTTCTCCGCTCTGCTGCAGGCAGAGGAGCGCTTTTTGCCCTACGCCCTGGGGCCCATCGCCTTCAACCTGGTGGCCATCGGCCTCATGGCCCTCTTCCCTGGAGACCCCACCTTCTTGGGGCTTTCCGTGGCCCTGGGGGGGCTGGTCCAGGCCTTGGTGCAGCTTCCCTTTCTCAGGAACTACGCCCTGGAGTGGCGCTGGCACCAGGCCATTGCCCCGGCCCTCCTGCGCATGGGGCCCTTTGCCTTCACCACCTCCCTGCGGCAGTTTCTCAACCTGGTGCTCACCCACATCCTGACCCGTTACCCCCCGGCGGCGGTCACGGGGTTCTACAACGCCGAGGTGATCTTCCAGATGGTCCTGGGGCTTTTCGCCACCTCTCCCGCCATCGCCCTTTTTCCCCGGATGAGCGCTCTGAAGGGCGAGGAGTTGGCCCGCTTCCTTGTGGGCCCCCTGAAGCGGCTTATCCTTCTTCTTTCCCTTCTCGGGGGGATGCTGGTGGCCCTGGCTCCCTTTGTGGTGATCTTGCTCTTCGGCCTCTTTGGCCCCCTTACCCCGGAGAACCGGGCGTACAGTACCCAGGTCCTCGCCGCCTTGGGGTTTGCCGTCCTGCCCTGGGGGGTGAACACCCTGCTTCTCAGGGGGCTCTATGCCCTGGGGCGGATACGAGAGGCGGTTTTCGCCAGCGCCTTGGTCTTCCTCACCAACACCCTGGGGTACTGGCTTCTCAGGGATGCCGGGCTTTTCGCCTTGAACCTGGCCACCGCTTTGGCGGGGTACCTGGGGCTTTTCCTTTACCTTCATCTCCTGAAGCGGGAGGGGGTGGGGATTCCGGAGCTACCCGGCTTCCTTCTCAAAGCCTTACTGGCAGGGCTTCCTGTGGCCTCGCTCGGGTGGGTCCTGGGGTGGGTCTTCCCCGTGGCCCAGGCGGGGGAAGCCCTCCTGCCCCTCCTTCTTGGAGGGGGGTTGGGGCTTGGGGTTTTCCTGCTTGCCGCTTGGCTTCTCGGCCTGCCCCTTAAAGCCCTCCTTGCCAGGACTCCCGCAGGCGGAAATAAAGGGGTTTAA